In Mustela lutreola isolate mMusLut2 chromosome 1, mMusLut2.pri, whole genome shotgun sequence, one genomic interval encodes:
- the TMEM25 gene encoding transmembrane protein 25 isoform X3 has protein sequence MALPLGPAALPHSLLLLPALLSSGWGELAPEIDGQTRAELALRENEQHAFTCRVAGGPGTPRLAWYLDGQLQEASTSRLLSVGGEAFSGGTSTFTVTAQRAQHELNCSLQDPSSGRPANASVILNVQFKPEIAQVGAKYQEAQGPGLLVVLFALVRANPPANVTWIDQDGPVTVNASDFLVLDAQNYPWLTNHTVQLQLRSLAHNLSVVATNDVGVTSASLPAPGLLATRVEVPLLGIVVAGGLALGTLVGFSTLVACLVCRKEKKTKGPSRRPSLISSDSNNLKLNNVRLPRENMSLPSNLQLNDLTPDSRAGKPVDRQMAPNNSRPELLDPEPGGLLTSRGFIRLPMLGYIYRVSSVSSDEIWL, from the exons ATGGCACTACCTCTGGGCCCAGCTGCCCTCCCGCACTCGCTGCTGCTCCTGCCAGCCCTTCTGAGCTCAG gTTGGGGGGAATTGGCACCAGAAATTGATGGTCAGACCCGGGCGGAGCTGGCACTTCGGGAGAATGAGCAGCACGCCTTCACCTGCCGGGTCGCAGGGGGGCCTGGAACCCCCCGATTGGCCTGGTACCTGGATGGACAGCTGCAGGAGGCCAGCACCTCAAGACTGCTGAGCGTGGGCGGGGAGGCCTTCTCCGGAGGCACCAGCACCTTCACTGTTACTGCCCAGAGGGCCCAGCATGAGCTTAATTGCTCCTTGCAGGACCCCAGCAGTGGCCGGCCAGCCAATGCCTCTGTCATCCTCAATGTGCAAT TTAAACCAGAGATTGCCCAGGTTGGGGCCAAGTACCAGGAAGCTCAGGGTCCAGGCCTCCTGGTTGTCCTTTTTGCTCTGGTGCGTGCCAACCCCCCTGCCAATGTGACCTGGATCGACCAGGATGGGCCGGTGACTGTCAACGCCTCCGACTTCCTGGTGCTGGATGCCCAGAACTACCCTTGGCTGACCAACCACACTGTGCAGCTGCAGCTCCGAAGCCTGGCCCACAACCTCTCTGTGGTGGCCACCAATGACGTGGGTGTCACCAGCGCCTCGCTTCCGGCCCCGG GGCTTCTGGCCACCCGAGTGGAAGTGCCACTGCTAGGCATCGTTGTGGCTGGAGGGCTTGCACTGGGCACCCTGGTGGGGTTCAGCACCTTGGTGGCCTGCCTGGTCtgcaggaaagagaagaagacCAAAG GCCCCTCCCGGCGCCCATCCCTGATCTCTAG TGACTCCAACAACCTGAAACTCAACAACGTGCGGCTGCCACGGGAGAACATGTCCCTCCCGTCCAACCTTCAGCTCAATGACCTCACTCCGGATTCCAGAG CAGGGAAGCCAGTTGATCGGCAGATGGCTCCGAATAACAGCCGGCCGGAGCTGCTGGACCCAGAGCCTGGCGGCCTCCTCACCAGCCGAG GTTTCATCCGGCTCCCCATGCTGGGCTATATCTATCGAGTGTCCAGTGTGAGCAGTGATGAGATATGGCTCTGA
- the TMEM25 gene encoding transmembrane protein 25 isoform X4, whose protein sequence is MALPLGPAALPHSLLLLPALLSSGWGELAPEIDGQTRAELALRENEQHAFTCRVAGGPGTPRLAWYLDGQLQEASTSRLLSVGGEAFSGGTSTFTVTAQRAQHELNCSLQDPSSGRPANASVILNVQFKPEIAQVGAKYQEAQGPGLLVVLFALVRANPPANVTWIDQDGPVTVNASDFLVLDAQNYPWLTNHTVQLQLRSLAHNLSVVATNDVGVTSASLPAPGLLATRVEVPLLGIVVAGGLALGTLVGFSTLVACLVCRKEKKTKGPSRRPSLISSDSNNLKLNNVRLPRENMSLPSNLQLNDLTPDSRGKPVDRQMAPNNSRPELLDPEPGGLLTSRGFIRLPMLGYIYRVSSVSSDEIWL, encoded by the exons ATGGCACTACCTCTGGGCCCAGCTGCCCTCCCGCACTCGCTGCTGCTCCTGCCAGCCCTTCTGAGCTCAG gTTGGGGGGAATTGGCACCAGAAATTGATGGTCAGACCCGGGCGGAGCTGGCACTTCGGGAGAATGAGCAGCACGCCTTCACCTGCCGGGTCGCAGGGGGGCCTGGAACCCCCCGATTGGCCTGGTACCTGGATGGACAGCTGCAGGAGGCCAGCACCTCAAGACTGCTGAGCGTGGGCGGGGAGGCCTTCTCCGGAGGCACCAGCACCTTCACTGTTACTGCCCAGAGGGCCCAGCATGAGCTTAATTGCTCCTTGCAGGACCCCAGCAGTGGCCGGCCAGCCAATGCCTCTGTCATCCTCAATGTGCAAT TTAAACCAGAGATTGCCCAGGTTGGGGCCAAGTACCAGGAAGCTCAGGGTCCAGGCCTCCTGGTTGTCCTTTTTGCTCTGGTGCGTGCCAACCCCCCTGCCAATGTGACCTGGATCGACCAGGATGGGCCGGTGACTGTCAACGCCTCCGACTTCCTGGTGCTGGATGCCCAGAACTACCCTTGGCTGACCAACCACACTGTGCAGCTGCAGCTCCGAAGCCTGGCCCACAACCTCTCTGTGGTGGCCACCAATGACGTGGGTGTCACCAGCGCCTCGCTTCCGGCCCCGG GGCTTCTGGCCACCCGAGTGGAAGTGCCACTGCTAGGCATCGTTGTGGCTGGAGGGCTTGCACTGGGCACCCTGGTGGGGTTCAGCACCTTGGTGGCCTGCCTGGTCtgcaggaaagagaagaagacCAAAG GCCCCTCCCGGCGCCCATCCCTGATCTCTAG TGACTCCAACAACCTGAAACTCAACAACGTGCGGCTGCCACGGGAGAACATGTCCCTCCCGTCCAACCTTCAGCTCAATGACCTCACTCCGGATTCCAGAG GGAAGCCAGTTGATCGGCAGATGGCTCCGAATAACAGCCGGCCGGAGCTGCTGGACCCAGAGCCTGGCGGCCTCCTCACCAGCCGAG GTTTCATCCGGCTCCCCATGCTGGGCTATATCTATCGAGTGTCCAGTGTGAGCAGTGATGAGATATGGCTCTGA
- the TMEM25 gene encoding transmembrane protein 25 isoform X2: MALPLGPAALPHSLLLLPALLSSGWGELAPEIDGQTRAELALRENEQHAFTCRVAGGPGTPRLAWYLDGQLQEASTSRLLSVGGEAFSGGTSTFTVTAQRAQHELNCSLQDPSSGRPANASVILNVQFKPEIAQVGAKYQEAQGPGLLVVLFALVRANPPANVTWIDQDGPVTVNASDFLVLDAQNYPWLTNHTVQLQLRSLAHNLSVVATNDVGVTSASLPAPGLLATRVEVPLLGIVVAGGLALGTLVGFSTLVACLVCRKEKKTKGPSRRPSLISSDSNNLKLNNVRLPRENMSLPSNLQLNDLTPDSRGKPVDRQMAPNNSRPELLDPEPGGLLTSREKEHKQAEWQAEGEREAGSLPSKEPDAGLNPRTLGS, encoded by the exons ATGGCACTACCTCTGGGCCCAGCTGCCCTCCCGCACTCGCTGCTGCTCCTGCCAGCCCTTCTGAGCTCAG gTTGGGGGGAATTGGCACCAGAAATTGATGGTCAGACCCGGGCGGAGCTGGCACTTCGGGAGAATGAGCAGCACGCCTTCACCTGCCGGGTCGCAGGGGGGCCTGGAACCCCCCGATTGGCCTGGTACCTGGATGGACAGCTGCAGGAGGCCAGCACCTCAAGACTGCTGAGCGTGGGCGGGGAGGCCTTCTCCGGAGGCACCAGCACCTTCACTGTTACTGCCCAGAGGGCCCAGCATGAGCTTAATTGCTCCTTGCAGGACCCCAGCAGTGGCCGGCCAGCCAATGCCTCTGTCATCCTCAATGTGCAAT TTAAACCAGAGATTGCCCAGGTTGGGGCCAAGTACCAGGAAGCTCAGGGTCCAGGCCTCCTGGTTGTCCTTTTTGCTCTGGTGCGTGCCAACCCCCCTGCCAATGTGACCTGGATCGACCAGGATGGGCCGGTGACTGTCAACGCCTCCGACTTCCTGGTGCTGGATGCCCAGAACTACCCTTGGCTGACCAACCACACTGTGCAGCTGCAGCTCCGAAGCCTGGCCCACAACCTCTCTGTGGTGGCCACCAATGACGTGGGTGTCACCAGCGCCTCGCTTCCGGCCCCGG GGCTTCTGGCCACCCGAGTGGAAGTGCCACTGCTAGGCATCGTTGTGGCTGGAGGGCTTGCACTGGGCACCCTGGTGGGGTTCAGCACCTTGGTGGCCTGCCTGGTCtgcaggaaagagaagaagacCAAAG GCCCCTCCCGGCGCCCATCCCTGATCTCTAG TGACTCCAACAACCTGAAACTCAACAACGTGCGGCTGCCACGGGAGAACATGTCCCTCCCGTCCAACCTTCAGCTCAATGACCTCACTCCGGATTCCAGAG GGAAGCCAGTTGATCGGCAGATGGCTCCGAATAACAGCCGGCCGGAGCTGCTGGACCCAGAGCCTGGCGGCCTCCTCACCAGCCGAG agaaagagcacaagcaggcagagtggcaggcagagggagagagagaagcaggctccctgccaagtaaggagcctgatgcaggactcaatcccagaaccctgggatcatga
- the TMEM25 gene encoding transmembrane protein 25 isoform X1 yields the protein MALPLGPAALPHSLLLLPALLSSGWGELAPEIDGQTRAELALRENEQHAFTCRVAGGPGTPRLAWYLDGQLQEASTSRLLSVGGEAFSGGTSTFTVTAQRAQHELNCSLQDPSSGRPANASVILNVQFKPEIAQVGAKYQEAQGPGLLVVLFALVRANPPANVTWIDQDGPVTVNASDFLVLDAQNYPWLTNHTVQLQLRSLAHNLSVVATNDVGVTSASLPAPGLLATRVEVPLLGIVVAGGLALGTLVGFSTLVACLVCRKEKKTKGPSRRPSLISSDSNNLKLNNVRLPRENMSLPSNLQLNDLTPDSRAGKPVDRQMAPNNSRPELLDPEPGGLLTSREKEHKQAEWQAEGEREAGSLPSKEPDAGLNPRTLGS from the exons ATGGCACTACCTCTGGGCCCAGCTGCCCTCCCGCACTCGCTGCTGCTCCTGCCAGCCCTTCTGAGCTCAG gTTGGGGGGAATTGGCACCAGAAATTGATGGTCAGACCCGGGCGGAGCTGGCACTTCGGGAGAATGAGCAGCACGCCTTCACCTGCCGGGTCGCAGGGGGGCCTGGAACCCCCCGATTGGCCTGGTACCTGGATGGACAGCTGCAGGAGGCCAGCACCTCAAGACTGCTGAGCGTGGGCGGGGAGGCCTTCTCCGGAGGCACCAGCACCTTCACTGTTACTGCCCAGAGGGCCCAGCATGAGCTTAATTGCTCCTTGCAGGACCCCAGCAGTGGCCGGCCAGCCAATGCCTCTGTCATCCTCAATGTGCAAT TTAAACCAGAGATTGCCCAGGTTGGGGCCAAGTACCAGGAAGCTCAGGGTCCAGGCCTCCTGGTTGTCCTTTTTGCTCTGGTGCGTGCCAACCCCCCTGCCAATGTGACCTGGATCGACCAGGATGGGCCGGTGACTGTCAACGCCTCCGACTTCCTGGTGCTGGATGCCCAGAACTACCCTTGGCTGACCAACCACACTGTGCAGCTGCAGCTCCGAAGCCTGGCCCACAACCTCTCTGTGGTGGCCACCAATGACGTGGGTGTCACCAGCGCCTCGCTTCCGGCCCCGG GGCTTCTGGCCACCCGAGTGGAAGTGCCACTGCTAGGCATCGTTGTGGCTGGAGGGCTTGCACTGGGCACCCTGGTGGGGTTCAGCACCTTGGTGGCCTGCCTGGTCtgcaggaaagagaagaagacCAAAG GCCCCTCCCGGCGCCCATCCCTGATCTCTAG TGACTCCAACAACCTGAAACTCAACAACGTGCGGCTGCCACGGGAGAACATGTCCCTCCCGTCCAACCTTCAGCTCAATGACCTCACTCCGGATTCCAGAG CAGGGAAGCCAGTTGATCGGCAGATGGCTCCGAATAACAGCCGGCCGGAGCTGCTGGACCCAGAGCCTGGCGGCCTCCTCACCAGCCGAG agaaagagcacaagcaggcagagtggcaggcagagggagagagagaagcaggctccctgccaagtaaggagcctgatgcaggactcaatcccagaaccctgggatcatga